In one window of Amblyraja radiata isolate CabotCenter1 chromosome 29, sAmbRad1.1.pri, whole genome shotgun sequence DNA:
- the LOC116989499 gene encoding zinc finger protein 367-like: MYIIMSGSAGYDSPKRMVVSVIKSTCNAEEVNLGQLSMYLQCPWPENSNNMSLSPTPSIGSTGSNSPGESLDLPAYKDGTRRGRPRAEIVRDLITEGTLSTSRIRCQICNRVFPREKSLQAHKRTHTGERPYVCDYPSCGKAFVQSGQLKTHQRLHTGEKPFICSEPGCGTKFAHANRHCAKHPYARLMRQEGATDHNCAPVTEEDKAVAAWLARYWQSREQRLTPMKEGTGFQKSDLELKKSTDGHRQTEEEEEDLQPHSGRQLQEQKERWHGALALIQLANFCSARPL, encoded by the exons atgtataTCATCATGTCTGGATCTGCGGGTTACGATTCGCCCAAgcggatggtcgtctctgtaatcAAATCCACGTGCAATGCAGAGGAGGTAAATCTGGGTCAGTTGTCAATGTATTTACAATGCCCATGGCCAGAAAACTCCAACAACATGAGTCTCAGCCCGACTCCCAGCATCGGATCAACAGGGTCCAACTCGCCCGGAGAGAGCCTTGACCTCCCCGCCTACAAG GACGGGACACGGCGCGGGCGCCCGAGAGCAGAGATAGTCCGAGATCTGATCACTGAAGGCACTCTGTCCACCAGCCGCATCCGCTGTCAGATCTGCAATCGGGTATTCCCGCGGGAAAAGTCGCTACAAGCTCACAAAAGGACACACACTG GTGAGAGGCCGTACGTGTGTGACTATCCGAGCTGTGGGAAGGCTTTCGTGCAGAGCGGGCAGCTGAAGACACACCAACGCTTGCACACTGGCGAGAAGCCCTTCATCTGTTCCGAGCCTG GTTGTGGCACTAAGTTTGCCCATGCCAACCGGCACTGCGCCAAGCACCCGTACGCCAGGCTGATGAGACAGGAGGGTGCAACAGATCACAACTGCGCCCCGGTGACCGAAGAGGATAAGGCGGTGGCGGCCTGGCTTGCAAG GTACTGGCAGAGCCGGGAGCAGAGGCTGACCCCCATGAAGGAAGGGACGGGTTTCCAGAAATCTGACCTGGAGCTGAAGAAGTCGACGGACGGCCACCGACagacggaggaggaggaggaggacttgcAGCCCCATTCCGGTCGCCAGTTGCAAGAGCAGAAGGAGCGCTGGCACGGAGCCCTGGCACTTATCCAACTGGCCAACTTCTGCTCAGCACGACCACTGTGA